TTTGTTGGTCACCCCCAGGAATTCATTACCTTTCTGGAGGCGCTTATCAGCAAAGAGGACTTCAAGAGAGAGGACAAGGTGGATCTTTATACGACCCTTTTCGAGATGTACCTCAACGCGGCGGGCCGCCAAAAGGATAACACCGAGAAGGGGCAGTGGCAGAATAAAGCTAAAAAGTTGATTGAGGGAAAAGACGTAAGACTGATGCTCCAACCACAGCTTTCAAAAAGCTGACTATTTCTAGATTCCGATCTCAACCTCAAgcgtccttctcctttccgaCTTATCGGAGTTCCAGGAAGGATCCACCCTTGTTCGAGAGCAAGCGGGTCTGCGGTCAGACATTTTCCGATCTTTTACTGCTGCCAAGGATACACAAGGAGCTATTCGAGCATTAAAGAAATATGGGCCGGAGGAGCCTCAGCTATACGTGGATGCCTTAACGTATTTCGCGTCCAGCCCTAAAATCCTAGAAGAGGCAGGGGACGAACTTGACGCGGTCTTGAAACGAATCTCTGAGGATGGGCTGATGTCACCACTTCAGGTGATACAGGCGCTCAGCAACAACGCCGTTGTGACTATGGGGAGGCTGAAGAAGTATCTGAGCGACAACATCGAGCGAGAACGCAAGGAGATATCTTCCGTAAGATTGTACATCAAATTGCTTGACACAGCTTAAACTGACCTATATTTTCAGAATCGCCGCCTGATATCAAGTTACAGTTCTGAAACTGAAACCAAGATGCAGGAGCTTGAACAGCTGGGTTCCAAGCCCGTTGTGTTCCAGGCCCGCCGTTGTACATCCTGCAATAGGGCCCTCGACCTTCCCACGGTCCATTTCCTCTGCAAGCACTCTTTCCACCAGCGCTGTCTCAACACAGTAGGCAATGATGCTGAATGTCCAGCCTGTGCCCCGGAGCATTCTACTATAAAGGCGATTCGGAGAAGACAGGTCGAATCAGCAGATCAACATGATCTTTTCAAGGCGGAGCTTCAACGATCGAAGGACCGATATGGTGTGATCAGCGAATTCTTCGGAAGGGGTGTAATGCGAGCACAGACTACTATGGAGTAGTGAATACCCACGGTTTGATGTTTTTGTGTATATATACCTCCGtctgttcttgttgttgcCTGGAAATTGAGGCGTATACTGCCTTAGTTAGACTATCTTATCAGCACGTGATTCCGCGTTCCTTTTCCACTGTTTCCCCGAGACGCGTTTTGAGGAGAAACCGCTCGCTGATGGCTTAGTTTCGCCCGATTAATTGACTCAAAATATACCCGATCTTCTATGAATCTATTAAAGTCCCAATGCCCTTTGATCGTGTGATTCAGGAttccgacgatgaggatgagcttcTCGGCGAGATTCCCCCAGAGAAAACAAACCGCGCTGTAACAAATTATGGAGAGCATAGTGGTGCAAATAGTTCTGGGGCTCAAGAAGTCAATGATGATTCACATATCGCAGTAGACTTTGACGAATTCATTGAACCGCAAAATGCCCTGCAGAGGAGTTTGACCTCATCCCAGCAGCGCAGAGAAGAACGATGGATACCGGTCACGGGTCGAGTTGGATCAATGGGTATGGAGCACATAATTCCCCTCTTTTCTCAAATTTTTGCCATTGGAACTCGTTCACTTCATCTGAGCCACATGTGGGCATTTGCATTTCTAGCGATTGCTGCTAATGGTACACAATTTATGAATAGGCAACATGATGACGGAAATTGGCATTGCGCAACAACAATTGTTCGACGATGACCAGCAAGCCCAGTACGCTGTTGAACCGACCATGCCTCATGAGTACGAACAAATAGAGAATATAACTCATGTAACTCACGACATGACTGCACAAGCGAACACCCTCGAAACTCATGACCTACAGGCTGCAACAGCACAAAATTCAATTCCCGCTGCAGAGCTCCAGGGAACAAACCCGTCCGATGACTGGTCTCAATCAGCTTCATACAACATATTTGACTCTTCCTCACATACCCCATCTGGTCAACTGAACAGAACCGATTTTATCCATGACTCAGGTGTCTCAGCACAAACAGAGCCTATGCAGCACCCTGAGGTTCGTCGTTGGACTTCTATGCAGGGAGCCGAATCGTCTCCGCATGATACAGAACCTTTCTCATCAGTGATTTCACCTCGAGCAACTAGAGCTAAGAGCGATAATGCCGCTCCTAATATGTTGCAGCCGTCATCTGCTAGCGTCGATGAGCTTGCCCTACCTGTGATAACTGAATTGCCCAAAGTTGAGAAGAGGGGCCGAAAGAAAAAGCAGGTTGTGCCTCCtattgacgaagacgatgagctttcccttccccaGCCCCGTGAACTTCCACCTAGCAAGCCTGAAAAACGCAAGCCGGGTAGACCCCCGAAGAACCCAAAAGTATCTCTCAATGATAGTGCCCCCGCTGCCCCTCATACTCTTGCCGAGGACCCTTTCATTCAACCGGCAAAGCATCCTGAGGGTGCAGTTCCTGATGCATCGGAAGTCCCGACTGACGGTGCCACGGGTGATGGTGACCCTCAGAGTATCATTGACGAACCTACGAAAGATGACCACGATGAATCCCTTATAACGCACACCCTAGAACAAATCCCACAGGTTTCCTCCAAGCCAGCAAAAGAgccgaagaaaaggaaactgAAGCGCGGGAAAACAACCTCCGTGACTCTTACCAAGACATACGAGCCAGACGTCGAAGATGATGTGATCTGGATAGATGAGCGGCCCATTACTACAACCCGCGAAGacaaaccaacaacaaaTCCCGCAGACCCAAGACCCAATACAACTGGAGAGCAACCCCCAGCGCCGAAAAAGCGTGGccggaagagaaagaagacggCAGAGCAGCTAGAACAAGAAGTAGTTGCGCCACCAGCGATTGACGCATCAGATATCCAAACAGCGATCGCcaacgaagaggagaataACCAGGTCCAGCAAAACGAGGCCTATAACGAATCTACTACCCGCACCCAAGCCCCGGAAGTCGAGAATCCTATTATCGAAGAAGACCAATCGATCCCTAACCCACTTTCAGACCCCCAGCAAACAACCCCACCGAAAAAAATCCCCGGACAGGTACCACCAGATCATCAGCCTCCAGAAACACCACAGAAGCCCAACGGCCCGAAAACACCATCTACAAAGGGACCGGGTAAACACAGCCCTATATCCTCAACTAGCAAAGTTCCGTATCGCGTCGGTCTAAGCAAGAAAGCTCGGATTGCACCGTTGTTGAAGATTATTAAGCGGTGAATTCTTGTTTTTTAACTTTCTTCCCAACAGCTTTATCCTATCTTTAATTTCTGTCAGGGTATCTGCTTTCGCGTTAAATGCTGCTAGGTATCGTTGCTGGGTGATTCTTTGAGCTCCCGAGTTGTGTATTGTTGATGCTAGCattttttccttttctgaTGTACAATTTACTCACAGATGGACGCTCTGTATTTTTTACACTGATATTCACCTAGGGTTCCCTGGTGCGTTGCTTTTTGACACGATTCATGATTTATGTGGAATAGGCAAGGCGTTTAGGCGGAAAACTACTgtgcttttttcttctaaTATTGCTTTTTACGGTTGCTGTGGATAATGAGAGCAGAAGCCACTCCTCCTCGGGAGGAATTAGGCCTCCCTATACGCGTATagtcgagaagaggaagccagCAGTTATAATAAGGTAATAGTGCGGTCTCCATTTTTATACCTACCTGAATAGCTCATAAAGACTAGCAATAGTAACACTGATTACTGGCAATCAACCAGTACTATTCGTGCGGTTGTAAGAAAACATATGTTCGCGAACCATCCAGTATCAGCCGATTTAAAACAGGAGAAGTGGGATGTGCTGACAGATCACAGCCACACCAATGCAAATAAAAATACCGAAGCAAGAGTCAAAGAAGTTTGTCGAAAGGATGAGTTTCCTTCTGACTTGAAAAGCTTCTTGCCAGAATTGATGCTATCACCCAATGGGTCGGAACCGACAATTCCAGACCCGGTTTGTTGGTTACCACCGAAATCGCTCTCACAGTAACCGGCGTTTGGCTGACAGCCAGCTCCGCATGAGTCGGTCGAGTTCCCACAGGAGCCATTTCCACCGCAGCACAAGCCAAAGGCAGACCCAATGCAGGAAACCTTTCCACCGCACTTTCCATCAAGCGAGATGTTTTCCACAGGTGGTTGCGGCTTAAGTTTTCCTGGGACCTTCACTTGGTTGTCTTTGCGGTACCAATTTTGCATCGCGTCATCTAGACATTCACCCACAGTCACCGCACGATATCCGTTGGCGTAAAGTCTCTCCAACATGTGTTCTGTGAGGTTGTGGACGGTCTGCTCGTGCACGTCATGGGCAATGACAAGCCAGGATTTGGTGCTCTTTTCGCGAGCTAGGTTCTCATCGAATATCTCCTTGGACCGCTCAATGGTGTCTGGACTATCATGACTGTAGTCTTCGGTGTCAATATCATAAAGAATAACGTGATAGCCAAGGTCGCCCATGTCGTTCAAACAGCCGGTATCTGTGGTGCAGCTTGAATAAGGCGGACGCATGTAGGTAGGGAAATAACCAAGGATATTCCGAAACGCCACTTCATTCCACAGTAGCTGAGTTCGGCGCTGGACTTGGGATATCTTGTTTAAGTCCTGGTGAGACCAGGTATGGC
Above is a window of Aspergillus puulaauensis MK2 DNA, chromosome 2, nearly complete sequence DNA encoding:
- a CDS encoding uncharacterized protein (COG:S;~EggNog:ENOG410PZ4B), giving the protein MPFDRVIQDSDDEDELLGEIPPEKTNRAVTNYGEHSGANSSGAQEVNDDSHIAVDFDEFIEPQNALQRSLTSSQQRREERWIPVTGRVGSMGNMMTEIGIAQQQLFDDDQQAQYAVEPTMPHEYEQIENITHVTHDMTAQANTLETHDLQAATAQNSIPAAELQGTNPSDDWSQSASYNIFDSSSHTPSGQLNRTDFIHDSGVSAQTEPMQHPEVRRWTSMQGAESSPHDTEPFSSVISPRATRAKSDNAAPNMLQPSSASVDELALPVITELPKVEKRGRKKKQVVPPIDEDDELSLPQPRELPPSKPEKRKPGRPPKNPKVSLNDSAPAAPHTLAEDPFIQPAKHPEGAVPDASEVPTDGATGDGDPQSIIDEPTKDDHDESLITHTLEQIPQVSSKPAKEPKKRKLKRGKTTSVTLTKTYEPDVEDDVIWIDERPITTTREDKPTTNPADPRPNTTGEQPPAPKKRGRKRKKTAEQLEQEVVAPPAIDASDIQTAIANEEENNQVQQNEAYNESTTRTQAPEVENPIIEEDQSIPNPLSDPQQTTPPKKIPGQVPPDHQPPETPQKPNGPKTPSTKGPGKHSPISSTSKVPYRVGLSKKARIAPLLKIIKR
- a CDS encoding chitin deacetylase CDA6 (CAZy:CE4;~COG:G;~EggNog:ENOG410PGMP;~InterPro:IPR036861,IPR002509,IPR011330,IPR001002;~PFAM:PF01522;~SECRETED:SignalP(1-20);~TransMembrane:1 (n6-16c20/21o446-464i);~go_function: GO:0003824 - catalytic activity [Evidence IEA];~go_function: GO:0008061 - chitin binding [Evidence IEA];~go_function: GO:0016810 - hydrolase activity, acting on carbon-nitrogen (but not peptide) bonds [Evidence IEA];~go_process: GO:0005975 - carbohydrate metabolic process [Evidence IEA]), whose product is MHVRYLLVASSLKLIIGVLGRNIIDLPSNYETVPVVSKLQGPGATQNQLARDLGGERCGAGYGRCSNGNCCSTAGYCGNTTAHCRSPDCQIDFGHCDAHATPGGPSTEAIPRPKIGKVPYGPTAIRSCTTPGTVALTYDDGPNQYTRDLLDLLDKYGAKVTFFVTGNNNGKGQIDSPDVPWASLIQRMVLSEHQVASHTWSHQDLNKISQVQRRTQLLWNEVAFRNILGYFPTYMRPPYSSCTTDTGCLNDMGDLGYHVILYDIDTEDYSHDSPDTIERSKEIFDENLAREKSTKSWLVIAHDVHEQTVHNLTEHMLERLYANGYRAVTVGECLDDAMQNWYRKDNQVKVPGKLKPQPPVENISLDGKCGGKVSCIGSAFGLCCGGNGSCGNSTDSCGAGCQPNAGYCESDFGGNQQTGSGIVGSDPLGDSINSGKKLFKSEGNSSFRQTSLTLASVFLFALVWL